CACGCTTTCCCGTGCCCGCATTCCTCACAGGTCACGTCGTCAGCTGTGGGCTTCCCCTCGAAATTCGAGCCTTCCTCGGTCTCTATCAGTTCGTCGCCGCTCTGTTCGGCCGTGCTGACGAACTCAGCCGCGCGGTCCTCGTCTTTGGTAACTCGCGTCCCACAGGACTGACAGACCATCTCGTCACCGTCAGCGTGCATCATCGAGCCACAGTCGTCGCAAAACTGCATACACGCCCGTCGGACACCGAAACAAAAAGCCGTTACTGCTCGTCCTCGATTTCGTGTT
The Haloarcula sp. CBA1129 genome window above contains:
- a CDS encoding transcription factor S, whose protein sequence is MQFCDDCGSMMHADGDEMVCQSCGTRVTKDEDRAAEFVSTAEQSGDELIETEEGSNFEGKPTADDVTCEECGHGKAWYTIKQTGSADEPPTRFFKCQECGHRWREYN